TgtagcaacgctttgatgtatgaagttcAAACTTAATACAGGGAGaaagtagctgattgtgaggacatgcatggaaagtggtctcatttggcctctaggggtgctgtaataaacAAAGTGaactcacatctcagcaactctttggagtataaagtccaaacttggtagagggacatggtagctgattgtaagaatgcacaaggacattggtgtaatttggcctctaggggcactgtaacaaagtaaattaTTTCTCAGAAGCTTATTTCTGGCAGAATTACAGCAGCAAAGGTGAAGATGATGGTGAACCAAATAGCTGGAGGGGGCTTGCCAAATGATATAGAATTTTGGaacgtttttctttttttttatcttgcgCATCCTCACATTGGAGCCTCGAGTTAATGTACAAAGCTTTGTTTCGATACGTGACAGCGTTCCTGAGTTAATACCTAAATTCCTGTTTCGCGGCAACGCCGctgatttcgtttggctgtgacgggcaaacgcttccgAAATTCAGAAATCCCTCTAGTAagttttgtgaggcttggtccaagaaACATGtatgtcaagtttcgtgaagttcggaccaaatttgtgacttGTGAAAATTGACTtttgctttctgttcaatccaatatggctttcagcaagcacacaagaaaacttaagaagaacaataagtgctgctttcagcaagcacacttaataacagGCACATACCTGATATAAGGTaaattttctccagactggaatgctcaaaaatgctaaaaatgtacatGAAATagtcagaagggtttgaggatcatgaaaacgtgcccaaaattcacattcctaactttATAGAACCAAGATCTTAGcttatgtggtgaaattctgagccatagacttgaatggactagctctggtctgcataaagggggattttacccccctcccctcgtGGGATCCAGGTTCctggaagtggctcctgatgaaatatcttgctccacCTATGTATAATCTTTGGCTTTATTATGAAGCAAGATAACTGGCTAACCCGGGTAACTTTGGGAGTAACCACTGGTCTCTAAAAGAACACTGCACTAAGCAGCTATCGTTTTTTGGTTTCTGTGTTGTTTGGAGATCAGCGGTTACTCTTGAAGTTGGGTAAACCAGTAACCTTACTTCACAGATTGCGCTAAAGTGTTTCCTCTCATCTTAAATTTGTAACAAAATGTACTATCCTGAATATCGCCTTAGTGCAACATCCCTTGCTCAGCCTCCTTCAGAGTGTTAAGTTTCCTAGTGTCACAGGCTCTGATGCTGTTGTCCCATCAGATGACTGCATAGAAAATGTATTTGCTATTACAGACTGGCAGAAGATATTCAACACCTTGCTGCACAAACGTAACCGCACGTTTTCTCTGTCTGGTCATCTAGACAGCCTGTGGGACATTGTCAGTCAAAGGAGACAAACTACTGCATTATCGGTATGATGTAAATACAAATCACCCCAGTCAGATTTCTTCAAATTGAGAACTTTTTTTATAAATTagtttagaaaatgtttatttaagtGTTATACAGTTTTGTGCAAACATGGCAACTTGGAACAAAACACCGTAAATAAAACATATGACCTAACCCAGTATCATACAATGTATGGGATGCATTAAGATATTATGTAGGCCTCATTTTTTGGTTATCTTATGAGGAAGTGAACTGTACTACCACATGTAATACAATAATATTAACATATGATAGCCTTAGGTTAGGCCAGACATGAAAAAACATATTGCCCCACTATGGGGTATAAACAGAAAGAAACATGGATAGGAAAACATCTGAATAATAAATATTTAGAGTAAAATAACTGATAAGTTCTACAGTAAAACACATAATATGCCAGACTAAACTCAAAAAAGAGGTGGTAATGAATGAAATACAGCAGTGAAATAGTAAATAATCAGATTTTAAGATTAACATTTGTGAACGTGGAAGACTACAGGACAGCCTCTTAAAACCACAAAGGaagacatttgtttgtttttgttcaagACAATATAGTTTGGCAGGTGGTGAGTCCAACAATGACTTATCTATAAAATATGCCTCCACTTTTAAATCTTCCATCTATGTTTCACATGTGATTGTAAATGGATTGGCTTGAATTAGCAAGAACTGGTTTGTGTGTTGGAAGTATCAGACATATATGTTTTAGTCTTTGTTGAATACTTCATAGAGCTGAAGGAAACCCTCATTCTCTCTACAGTCCTGTTGCTGCGACAGAGAAGCATGTTCTTCACATGTTCTCTGAAGTCCTCCGATACATAGTAGTAGATGAATGGGTCTAAGCAGCTGTTAAAGCTGGCCATGCATAGTGTTGTGATATAGAAACCATAGGCATTGTTTTCTATCCCTTTGCTTAAAAGGGAGTAGTGCACCACCAGCATGACATTGCTCGGAATGAAAGACACAAGGAACACAGCCAACACTGTAATTATCAGCACTACAGCCTTTCTACGATTCTTTCCAGCATTGCCTTCCGTCATTGAGTTACCAACTGCACGCAGAAGCATGAAATAAGCTACTATAATCACCATAGAGGGTAGCAGGAAAGCAACAACAGCCATTGTCATGAAGTAATAGTATGAGTACTGGATAGACTCAAATACCTTCATTGTGTTAATTCTACTGACATCATGGCATGTGGTAATATCAGGGCCTTTAAGCTTGACTGTTTGTTGGTAAAGGTAGAGTGGGGTGGTGCTGATCCAGATGAAGAACCAGATGAAGAGGGAAATAAGTATTGCCACACGGTTATTCTTCTTCAATTGTGAAAATGGGTGGGCTACTACCCAGTACCTCTGAACACTCAGACAGGCAATAAAGAGAATTGAGCAATACATGTTACCATAGAAGAAACCAATCAACACTTTACACAACCCCTCTCCATAAATCCAGTTGTTGCCATTGAAGTGGTAAGCAATCTTCAGTGGAATCCAGATGACAAAAAGCAGATCGGACAGAGCCAGGTTGGCCATGTAGATGGAAGATGGGTGTTTCTTCTTTGTTCTGAAGAGGAAGACCCAGAGAGCCATGATGTTGGCTGGCAAACCCACACTGAAGACAACTATGTAGATAATTGGGAGGAAGACTGTGGTAAGACTGCTTTTAAGAATTTGTGCTGTTGCTTGATCTATGATGACATCGTCTGTGTTTTCCACCTCAGTTCCAACAAATCCTCTTCCACTTTTTGCAACTGAAATACAGATGTATGAAATACAGATTTAATGTCACTGAATTTGGATTAagaaacaaattactttgaCTCAACGTACTGTATTAATGTCACATTACTTTGACTAAATGTACtgtaataattaaaatatgGAAAAAAGTACCACCTATAAAAATACACCACCTTACAAATACCACAACTTGAAAGTATGTGTAGCATCACTTCAGAATATCCCAAACTTTGTTAAAGTCAATGTGAAAAGCAGCCAGCTCACCCCTGTTATTTTACTGGCAGAGAACAGGTGTACCATGGGTTTAGTTAGTAGCTTTACtagttttttttaacaattaaCACTGAttcttctctattattgtgttacaaaTGTtactgattggatcataaacagccacagcaactaagaggaatgactgataatgactgactcttctctattattgttttacatgctccaaatgtaaagcactttgagctgcattctgtgtatgaaatgtgctatacaaataaacattattattattattcttaaagctgagctgtgcttaaattgtaagtaagtaagtattatactcttgatcccgtgagggaaatttggtctctgcatttattccaatccgtgaattagtgaaacacactcaacacacagtgaggtgaagcacacactaatcccggcgcagtaagctgcctgcaacaacagcggcgctcggggagcagtgaggggttaggtgccttgctcaaggacacttcagccatgcctactggtcggggttcgacccggcaaccctccggttacaagtccgaagcgctaaccagtaggccacggctgcccctggtTGGCTACTTCTTCCTCAAAATACTGTCAGACGCCAAATAAGCCAATTTCACAAAATGTTGGCGTGTTCCCTTAATCACAAATGTGCAAACCCAACAAACCCTTGACTTTTCTTATTGGCTAAAGAACCATGTCCCTGGAATCCATGGCATTTTGGAGAACACTGcagtacagtatacagtagTAAAGTAACAGTAAGCAGTAAGAAACCCACTAGCCTACTAGTTTGAGCATCTGTGCTAAAGACCGAGACATATTTATAAGAACCCACAAAGGTGTTTTAAGTCCATAAAGCAAAacgctgtaggcctacatgacagGTCATGAGATCTGGCAATTGAATGTGTCTCACGGTCAATATGTGAGACTTGAGAGCCCTGCACATTACTGACTCTTTCATCAACAAAACAATGCTGTAAAAATGCACATTCCTGCCTATTGCACATAGGAGACATTTATTATGGAATGTGGCTGCTATAGGAAAGACAACGTAACAATCAGTAACATGTAGGCAACAATATAGCCTAAGGCTATTCAGAGAACTATAAAGTCGACTTTGCGCATGCGCATTGAGTGCCTTGAGACAAACTGAATGAGGGAGGAAAGGCTGCTTTTCGGTGGGCGTGTTTAGGTATGTGCAGGCTACTACGAATGCACAGTGCTCAAccatacatggatttctatgcaacgtcacgaaaacatgtgTGCACAACTATAGAGCCCTACACATAACGAAGCACCAACAACGTAGTTAGCGAGCCCCCTTGGGTCAATTTTCGCCGGAGTTACACGTTAACACTGAAAAGTAAGATTAGATAAGCAACTCAAGTCGTTTGTCCTGGTCTTTGTCCAAGGTGagtcaatttaggctacttatacACAATAAGATCTCCATTAAAGCAAAGCACacgttcaatgaatgaatgaatgaatgaatgaatgaatgaatgaaagcggctaccttgtctcgcaataaacagtgggtagaaatcccgacactctttcaactacatgaaacttaatagcgAACCATCAAATATACTCCCCAGATttaagtgcccatcagtcccaacatttagcaatttAATCAAACAGcccaaaagtatatttaatcccaaaccaaaccgaaaatcttctgcttttggtagcctaccggtagccactccaaacgaaacgcatctcacaataaaacgcacgttagaaaaaaaatccttaacttaaataagtaagtatacagcggggaaaataagtattgaacacgtcaaaaaaattttcagtaagtatacttccaatgaggctatttgtatgaaattttcaccagacattaactcagataatccacccatataaaaaaaatccaaacattaaagtccataggtagagttatgtgcaataaagtggaatgacacaggaaaaaagtattgaacacgcctactgaaatttcttaaatactttgtggaaaagcctttattcgtaatgaAAGCTTCCTGTATga
The Alosa alosa isolate M-15738 ecotype Scorff River chromosome 12, AALO_Geno_1.1, whole genome shotgun sequence DNA segment above includes these coding regions:
- the LOC125304102 gene encoding proteinase-activated receptor 2-like, producing the protein MAALNLANLLIFFWFSFNTASQTVAKSGRGFVGTEVENTDDVIIDQATAQILKSSLTTVFLPIIYIVVFSVGLPANIMALWVFLFRTKKKHPSSIYMANLALSDLLFVIWIPLKIAYHFNGNNWIYGEGLCKVLIGFFYGNMYCSILFIACLSVQRYWVVAHPFSQLKKNNRVAILISLFIWFFIWISTTPLYLYQQTVKLKGPDITTCHDVSRINTMKVFESIQYSYYYFMTMAVVAFLLPSMVIIVAYFMLLRAVGNSMTEGNAGKNRRKAVVLIITVLAVFLVSFIPSNVMLVVHYSLLSKGIENNAYGFYITTLCMASFNSCLDPFIYYYVSEDFREHVKNMLLCRSNRTVERMRVSFSSMKYSTKTKTYMSDTSNTQTSSC